In Leptodesmis sichuanensis A121, the following are encoded in one genomic region:
- a CDS encoding DUF1186 domain-containing protein, whose amino-acid sequence MSTASYTGNVAKLLTFGDCCQMDWDNWPDYPTEVGLQPEDIPELIRMAIDRTFDEMDSDRLEVWAPIHAWRALGQLKAEAAIVPLTTIFNKDIDWIWEELPRVYSMIGPAAIPVLADLIRDPSQDDSARNTAVDCLKEIAITHPESRDACVAPLMQQLEAFEENDIALNTSLIANLIDLKATEAAPAIEKAFAAERVDEFMVGSWPSVQIDLGLKQETDFSPDELKPKVPAYLTDVKKMLDLYEAQMQHPQGFGKAVPATKISQKKNRQKKASQKKKKKK is encoded by the coding sequence ATGAGTACTGCAAGTTACACCGGAAATGTTGCTAAACTACTGACGTTCGGCGACTGCTGCCAAATGGATTGGGACAACTGGCCGGACTATCCAACCGAAGTGGGATTGCAACCAGAAGACATCCCAGAACTGATCCGCATGGCCATCGATCGCACCTTTGATGAAATGGATAGCGATCGCCTCGAAGTATGGGCACCCATCCATGCATGGCGGGCACTGGGGCAATTAAAAGCAGAGGCTGCGATCGTGCCCCTAACGACAATTTTCAATAAAGACATCGATTGGATTTGGGAAGAACTCCCCCGCGTTTACAGTATGATTGGCCCGGCTGCTATTCCTGTTTTGGCAGACCTGATCCGCGATCCATCCCAGGATGATTCTGCTCGCAATACAGCCGTAGATTGTCTCAAGGAAATCGCCATCACCCATCCTGAGAGTCGGGATGCCTGCGTTGCCCCTCTGATGCAGCAGTTAGAAGCCTTTGAGGAGAATGATATTGCGTTAAACACAAGCCTGATTGCTAACCTGATTGACTTAAAAGCAACAGAAGCCGCCCCAGCGATCGAAAAAGCCTTTGCCGCAGAACGAGTAGACGAATTTATGGTTGGCAGTTGGCCCTCGGTTCAAATCGACCTGGGCTTAAAGCAAGAAACCGACTTTTCACCGGATGAATTGAAGCCCAAAGTGCCTGCATACCTGACAGATGTTAAGAAAATGTTGGATCTATACGAAGCCCAGATGCAGCACCCTCAAGGCTTTGGCAAAGCAGTGCCTGCAACCAAAATCAGCCAGAAAAAAAACCGTCAGAAGAAAGCCAGTCAGAAAAAGAAGAAAAAGAAATGA
- a CDS encoding NUDIX hydrolase, with translation MNYRVSERVGAFIIRKNDSSSLYELLLFKHVDYAQVPLQIPGGGVDPGESLEAALHREIYEESGLLNLPIIRKLGALDRCWLDTKNTARRHYFLLEAPPGTRDRWEHIVHGAGADSGLRFAYFWHRPTREFTLTGGCASFLNPFHLPELYEAP, from the coding sequence ATGAATTATCGGGTATCTGAACGAGTTGGAGCATTTATCATTCGTAAGAATGACAGCAGCAGTCTTTACGAATTATTGCTGTTTAAACATGTGGATTATGCACAGGTGCCGCTCCAGATTCCTGGTGGAGGAGTGGATCCGGGAGAAAGTCTGGAAGCCGCATTGCATCGGGAAATTTATGAGGAAAGTGGACTGCTTAATTTGCCCATTATCCGCAAGCTAGGTGCTTTAGACCGCTGCTGGCTGGATACCAAAAATACGGCTCGTCGGCATTATTTTCTGCTAGAAGCACCCCCTGGCACCCGCGATCGCTGGGAACATATCGTGCATGGCGCGGGTGCAGATTCAGGATTACGGTTTGCTTACTTCTGGCATCGCCCAACCAGGGAGTTCACGTTAACGGGGGGCTGTGCTTCGTTTCTCAATCCGTTTCATCTGCCGGAGTTGTATGAAGCTCCTTAA